A genome region from Geodermatophilus bullaregiensis includes the following:
- a CDS encoding dihydrofolate reductase family protein, translating to MARLVITQNVTVDGVAEMLGDWFLPQEGDGGDQLAAVREQMAAQSVFLVGRRTFEDMRGYWPQQTGDTTGITAHLDAVEKAVVSRTLTEPGWANTTVLSGDPVEEVTGLLAGRDGEVGVTGSIRLCHALIGAGLVDEYRLFVHPRVLGRGRRLYPDGTDVRLTATSSRTFTSGVTLLTYRPA from the coding sequence ATGGCCCGGCTCGTCATCACCCAGAACGTCACCGTCGACGGCGTCGCCGAGATGCTCGGCGACTGGTTCCTCCCGCAGGAGGGCGACGGCGGTGACCAGCTCGCCGCCGTCCGCGAGCAGATGGCCGCCCAGTCGGTCTTCCTCGTCGGCCGCCGGACCTTCGAGGACATGCGCGGCTACTGGCCGCAGCAGACCGGCGACACCACCGGCATCACCGCGCACCTCGACGCGGTGGAGAAGGCCGTCGTCTCCCGCACCCTCACCGAGCCCGGCTGGGCGAACACGACCGTGCTCTCCGGCGACCCGGTCGAGGAGGTCACCGGCCTGCTGGCCGGGCGCGACGGCGAGGTCGGGGTCACCGGCAGCATCCGGCTGTGCCACGCGCTGATCGGCGCCGGCCTGGTCGACGAGTACCGGCTGTTCGTGCACCCGCGGGTGCTCGGCCGCGGCCGGCGGCTGTACCCCGACGGCACCGACGTCCGGCTGACCGCGACGAGCAGCCGGACGTTCACCTCCGGCGTCACCCTGCTGACCTACCGGCCGGCCTGA
- a CDS encoding aldo/keto reductase, with product MEHTRLGATGLEVSRIWLGMMSFGEPQRGMTPWSLPEDEAMPLVRKALEAGVTVLDTANVYSAGSSEEITGKAIREFTARDDVVLATKVHGRMRPGPNGGGLSRVAVLRELEASLRRLQVDHVDLYQIHRWDPATPIEETLEALDACVRSGKVRYLGASSMWAWQFGKALHTAGERGWHRFVSMQDHYNLLNREEEREMLPLCADQGIGVIPWSPLARGRLTRDWDEATHRSENDAFGRRLYDERSDRAVVERVAEVARERGVPRAQVALAWLLAKPVVTAPIVGVTKAAHLDDAVAAVDLHLTDEEVARLEEPYTPHAVVGF from the coding sequence ATGGAGCACACGCGGCTGGGCGCCACCGGCCTGGAGGTCTCGCGCATCTGGCTCGGGATGATGAGCTTCGGCGAGCCCCAGCGCGGGATGACGCCGTGGAGCCTCCCCGAGGACGAGGCGATGCCGCTGGTCCGGAAGGCGCTCGAGGCCGGCGTCACCGTCCTCGACACCGCCAACGTCTACTCCGCCGGCTCCAGCGAGGAGATCACCGGCAAGGCGATCCGCGAGTTCACCGCCCGCGACGACGTCGTCCTCGCCACCAAGGTGCACGGCCGGATGCGACCCGGCCCCAACGGCGGCGGCCTCTCCCGGGTGGCTGTCCTGCGCGAGCTCGAGGCGAGCCTGCGCCGGCTGCAGGTCGACCACGTCGACCTCTACCAGATCCACCGCTGGGACCCCGCGACGCCGATCGAGGAGACCCTCGAGGCGCTGGACGCGTGCGTGCGCAGCGGCAAGGTCCGCTACCTGGGCGCGAGCAGCATGTGGGCCTGGCAGTTCGGCAAGGCGCTGCACACGGCCGGCGAGCGCGGCTGGCACCGGTTCGTGTCGATGCAGGACCACTACAACCTGCTCAACCGCGAGGAGGAGCGGGAGATGCTGCCGCTGTGCGCCGACCAGGGCATCGGGGTGATCCCGTGGAGCCCGCTGGCCCGTGGCCGGCTCACCCGCGACTGGGACGAGGCGACCCACCGCTCCGAGAACGACGCGTTCGGCCGCCGCCTCTACGACGAGCGCAGCGACCGCGCGGTCGTCGAGCGGGTGGCCGAGGTGGCCCGCGAGCGCGGCGTCCCGCGGGCGCAGGTGGCGCTGGCCTGGCTGCTGGCCAAGCCGGTGGTGACCGCCCCGATCGTCGGCGTCACGAAGGCGGCGCACCTCGACGACGCCGTCGCCGCGGTCGACCTGCACCTGACCGACGAGGAGGTCGCCCGGCTCGAGGAGCCCTACACCCCGCACGCCGTCGTCGGGTTCTGA
- a CDS encoding acyl-CoA dehydrogenase family protein encodes MTDELLGDLYDYESLLSEDERKELLGIRRFLDEEVRPRVNDSWESATFPMDLVPRFAEEGMVGRSYDLEHRPRASRLFTGFISLEASRVDPSMATFLGVHNGLSMGSIVLLGSDEQRARWVPDMVALQKIGAFALTEPHGGSDVAQGLETTCRRDGDEWVIDGAKRWIGNGTFADVVIVFARDVADDQVKTLVVEKGTPGFTATKMEGKYALRTVQNADIVLEDCRVPAENKLAEGNSFRDVNRVLKLTRGGVAWNAVGCQMGAFEAAIAYAKERVQFGRPIAGFQLIQDLLARMAGNVTASLGMAVRVSQLQEDGVFRDEQAALAKAFVTGRARETVALARELFGGNGILLENDVVRYFADAEALYSYEGTREINSLIVGRALTGVSAFV; translated from the coding sequence ATGACCGACGAACTGCTCGGCGACCTCTACGACTACGAGTCCCTGCTGAGCGAGGACGAGCGCAAGGAGCTGCTGGGCATCCGGCGCTTCCTGGACGAGGAGGTCCGGCCGCGGGTCAACGACTCGTGGGAGTCGGCCACCTTCCCCATGGACCTCGTCCCGCGCTTCGCCGAGGAGGGCATGGTCGGGCGCAGCTACGACCTGGAGCACCGGCCCCGCGCCTCCCGGCTGTTCACCGGCTTCATCTCCCTGGAGGCCTCGCGGGTCGACCCGTCGATGGCGACCTTCCTCGGTGTGCACAACGGCCTGTCGATGGGGTCGATCGTGCTGCTGGGCTCGGACGAGCAGCGGGCGCGCTGGGTGCCCGACATGGTGGCGCTGCAGAAGATCGGGGCGTTCGCGCTGACCGAGCCGCACGGGGGCTCCGACGTCGCGCAGGGCCTGGAGACCACCTGCCGCCGGGACGGGGACGAGTGGGTGATCGACGGCGCCAAGCGGTGGATCGGCAACGGCACCTTCGCCGACGTCGTGATCGTGTTCGCCCGTGACGTGGCCGACGACCAGGTGAAGACCCTCGTCGTCGAGAAGGGCACCCCCGGCTTCACCGCCACCAAGATGGAGGGGAAGTACGCCCTGCGGACGGTGCAGAACGCCGACATCGTCCTCGAGGACTGCCGGGTGCCGGCGGAGAACAAGCTGGCGGAGGGCAACTCGTTCCGGGACGTCAACCGGGTGCTCAAGCTGACCCGGGGCGGCGTCGCCTGGAACGCGGTCGGCTGCCAGATGGGCGCCTTCGAGGCGGCCATCGCCTACGCCAAGGAGCGGGTGCAGTTCGGCCGCCCCATCGCCGGGTTCCAGCTGATCCAGGACCTGCTCGCCCGCATGGCCGGCAACGTGACCGCCAGCCTCGGCATGGCGGTGCGGGTGTCGCAGCTGCAGGAGGACGGCGTCTTCCGCGACGAGCAGGCCGCGCTGGCCAAGGCGTTCGTGACCGGTCGTGCGCGGGAGACCGTCGCGCTGGCCCGCGAGCTGTTCGGGGGCAACGGGATCCTGCTGGAGAACGACGTCGTGCGGTACTTCGCCGACGCCGAGGCGCTGTACTCCTACGAGGGCACCCGCGAGATCAACAGCCTCATCGTCGGGCGGGCGCTCACCGGGGTCAGCGCGTTCGTCTGA
- a CDS encoding glutathionylspermidine synthase family protein, with translation MRRVEGGVVRPGWEAEIEAQGLVYNRTHLPGGEVRSYWREGPFYDFTSAEVQRLEGWVAQLFEMCVAAGDHVVEHDLFDRMGIPLIARSGIRATWESEPPSVYGRFDLRYDGSGPPRLLEFNADTPTGLVESAVTQWNWHLFTGQGRDQWNALHEKLVAAWQRNLTRWERRTGLRPRVHLAWTSEETSGEDRMTVAYLMDTVVQAGYEAVELVVEDIALDSGDGRFYDAQGRHLDVVFKLYPWEWLIEDEFGAAVLADAARPGGTTWIEPLYKMLWSTKALLPVLWRLFGGDPVLSQLLLPAYFADEMPSSWRTYVRKPMWGREGANVEIVRDGQVVTAMPGRYGTEGHVVQEFAPLPDFAGVDGPHHPVLGAWVVDGEPAGLGIRESDGLITDNLSFFVPHTIDHGG, from the coding sequence GTGCGGCGCGTCGAGGGCGGTGTCGTCCGGCCCGGGTGGGAGGCCGAGATCGAGGCGCAGGGCCTGGTCTACAACCGGACCCACCTGCCCGGCGGCGAGGTCCGCAGCTACTGGCGCGAGGGCCCCTTCTACGACTTCACGTCGGCCGAGGTGCAGCGGCTCGAGGGCTGGGTGGCCCAGTTGTTCGAGATGTGCGTGGCGGCCGGCGACCACGTCGTCGAGCACGACCTGTTCGACCGGATGGGCATCCCGCTGATCGCCCGCTCGGGGATCCGGGCCACCTGGGAGAGCGAGCCGCCCAGCGTCTACGGCCGCTTCGACCTGCGCTACGACGGTTCCGGCCCGCCCAGGCTGCTCGAGTTCAACGCCGACACCCCGACCGGGCTGGTGGAGTCGGCGGTGACCCAGTGGAACTGGCACCTGTTCACCGGGCAGGGCCGCGACCAGTGGAACGCGCTGCACGAGAAGCTCGTCGCGGCCTGGCAGCGCAACCTCACCCGGTGGGAGCGGCGGACCGGCCTGCGCCCGCGGGTGCACCTGGCGTGGACCAGCGAGGAGACCTCCGGCGAGGACCGCATGACCGTCGCCTACCTCATGGACACCGTCGTCCAGGCCGGGTACGAGGCGGTCGAGCTGGTGGTCGAGGACATCGCGCTCGACTCCGGCGACGGCCGCTTCTACGACGCGCAGGGCCGCCACCTCGACGTCGTCTTCAAGCTCTACCCCTGGGAGTGGCTGATCGAGGACGAGTTCGGTGCCGCCGTCCTCGCCGACGCCGCCCGTCCCGGCGGCACCACCTGGATCGAGCCGCTCTACAAGATGCTGTGGAGCACCAAGGCGCTGCTGCCGGTGCTCTGGCGGCTGTTCGGCGGCGACCCCGTGCTCTCGCAGCTGCTGCTGCCGGCCTACTTCGCCGACGAGATGCCCTCGTCGTGGCGGACCTACGTGCGCAAGCCGATGTGGGGCCGTGAGGGCGCCAACGTCGAGATCGTGCGCGACGGGCAGGTGGTCACCGCGATGCCCGGCCGGTACGGCACCGAGGGCCACGTCGTCCAGGAGTTCGCGCCGCTGCCGGACTTCGCCGGCGTCGACGGGCCGCACCACCCGGTGCTGGGCGCCTGGGTGGTCGACGGCGAGCCGGCCGGGCTGGGCATCCGCGAGAGCGACGGGCTGATCACCGACAACCTCAGCTTCTTCGTGCCGCACACCATCGACCACGGCGGCTGA
- the ypfJ gene encoding KPN_02809 family neutral zinc metallopeptidase: protein MRYREGGDLDTSSIQDRRGRGGLGGGRGLAVGGGGLGVVGLLVLVLVQVLGGGGGGGAAIGALEGLGQGQTADNAALEQSCDDSEDANSSVECAVVADVDSIQDYWSQALGSQYVPTDTVFFSGQTPTGCGGATSGSGPFYCPADQLVYIDLSFFDTLRSQFGAEGGLFPNAYVLAHEYGHHVQNLLGTNRQVTPGETGPASGTVRLELQADCYAGAWANHAETVPDESGEPLIAEITQDDVDRALDTAGRIGDDFIQENLGGGTVDQDAFTHGSSEQRQRWFLTGYRTGDPAQCDTFATDDLG, encoded by the coding sequence ATGCGGTACAGGGAGGGCGGCGACCTCGACACGTCGTCGATCCAGGACCGGCGCGGCCGCGGTGGTCTCGGCGGGGGCCGGGGGCTGGCCGTCGGGGGCGGGGGGCTCGGCGTCGTCGGGCTGCTGGTGCTCGTCCTGGTCCAGGTGCTCGGCGGGGGCGGTGGTGGCGGCGCGGCCATCGGTGCGCTGGAGGGCCTCGGCCAGGGCCAGACCGCCGACAACGCCGCCCTCGAGCAGTCCTGCGACGACAGCGAGGACGCCAACAGCTCGGTGGAGTGCGCCGTCGTCGCCGACGTCGACTCCATCCAGGACTACTGGTCGCAGGCGCTCGGGTCGCAGTACGTCCCCACCGACACGGTCTTCTTCTCCGGCCAGACGCCGACCGGCTGCGGCGGCGCCACGAGCGGCTCGGGACCGTTCTACTGCCCGGCCGACCAGCTCGTGTACATCGACCTGTCCTTCTTCGACACCCTGCGCTCGCAGTTCGGCGCCGAGGGCGGGCTGTTCCCCAACGCCTACGTGCTGGCCCACGAGTACGGCCACCACGTGCAGAACCTGCTCGGCACCAACCGGCAGGTGACGCCGGGCGAGACCGGTCCGGCCAGCGGCACCGTCCGCCTGGAGCTGCAGGCCGACTGCTACGCCGGCGCCTGGGCCAACCACGCCGAGACGGTGCCCGACGAGTCCGGCGAGCCGCTGATCGCCGAGATCACCCAGGACGACGTCGACCGGGCCCTGGACACCGCCGGCCGGATCGGCGACGACTTTATCCAGGAGAACCTCGGCGGCGGCACGGTGGACCAGGACGCCTTCACGCACGGCTCGTCGGAGCAGCGCCAGCGCTGGTTCCTCACCGGCTACCGGACCGGTGACCCGGCGCAGTGCGACACCTTCGCCACCGACGACCTGGGGTGA
- a CDS encoding DUF3618 domain-containing protein, whose translation MTSSDPEVIRRQIEDTRRELSYDVDALNEKVNPARVVDRRMASAKGRFARAKESVMGSAHDTRSSTRGTAQNAVGSVQGAAHNAAGSVQGAAQNAAGTVQDAAQTAAQAVQQAPDAVVRQTQGNPLAAGLIAFGVGWLVSSLLPASDKERQLAQQAETAVREHKDELLQPAKQVAQEVGEQLRPAAQQAVEEVRSTAQDAATTVKAEGQSAAQDVQGQAQQSRQSVQSQTSNS comes from the coding sequence ATGACCAGCAGTGACCCGGAAGTCATCCGGCGGCAGATCGAGGACACCCGGCGCGAGCTGAGCTACGACGTCGACGCCCTCAACGAGAAGGTCAACCCGGCCCGCGTCGTCGACCGGCGCATGGCCTCGGCCAAGGGCCGTTTCGCCCGAGCCAAGGAGTCGGTGATGGGGTCGGCGCACGACACGAGGTCCTCCACGCGCGGGACCGCGCAGAACGCCGTGGGCTCGGTGCAGGGTGCCGCCCACAACGCGGCGGGCTCCGTGCAGGGTGCGGCACAGAACGCCGCCGGCACCGTGCAGGACGCCGCGCAGACCGCGGCGCAGGCCGTCCAGCAGGCGCCCGACGCGGTGGTCCGCCAGACGCAGGGCAACCCGCTCGCGGCCGGGCTGATCGCCTTCGGCGTCGGCTGGCTGGTCTCCAGCCTGCTGCCGGCCTCGGACAAGGAGCGGCAGCTGGCGCAGCAGGCCGAGACCGCGGTCCGTGAGCACAAGGACGAGCTGCTCCAGCCGGCCAAGCAGGTCGCGCAGGAGGTCGGCGAGCAGCTCAGGCCGGCCGCGCAGCAGGCCGTGGAGGAGGTCCGGTCGACCGCGCAGGACGCCGCGACCACCGTCAAGGCGGAGGGCCAGTCGGCCGCGCAGGACGTGCAGGGCCAGGCCCAGCAGTCCCGCCAGTCCGTGCAGAGCCAGACCTCGAACAGCTGA
- a CDS encoding formate/nitrite transporter family protein encodes MTAKEPAEIAQVAAATGAKKVHRTWDRVLVSAFLAGAYISFGALVAITVSSGLDSDTWGTLPTLFMGAAFTLGLVLVLIAGSDLATGNMMLVPLGAMNGKITVADVVRNVTLVLFGNLLGALFVAYFLAVSTGVIGDPDSTGSAQLTFTRLAEIADGKVHHTVWETFLRGVGCNWLVCLAVWMSLASTSVSGKILAVFFPVMAFVAMGFDHVVANMFFLPAALFAGVEDVGWDDTLVNWLVAGAGNLVGAVLFVGTSYWYLFLRDRPDAAPRTGAEPAERA; translated from the coding sequence ATGACCGCCAAGGAACCCGCCGAGATCGCCCAGGTCGCCGCCGCGACCGGCGCCAAGAAGGTGCACCGCACGTGGGACCGCGTGCTGGTCAGCGCCTTCCTCGCCGGCGCCTACATCTCCTTCGGCGCCCTGGTCGCGATCACCGTCTCCTCCGGGCTGGACTCCGACACCTGGGGGACGCTGCCCACGCTGTTCATGGGTGCGGCGTTCACCCTGGGTCTGGTGCTCGTGCTCATCGCCGGGTCCGACCTGGCGACCGGCAACATGATGCTGGTCCCGCTGGGCGCGATGAACGGCAAGATCACCGTGGCGGACGTCGTCCGCAACGTCACCCTCGTGCTCTTCGGCAACCTGCTCGGCGCCCTGTTCGTCGCCTACTTCCTGGCCGTCTCGACCGGCGTCATCGGCGACCCGGACAGCACCGGCAGCGCCCAGCTCACCTTCACCCGGCTGGCCGAGATCGCCGACGGCAAGGTGCACCACACCGTGTGGGAGACCTTCCTGCGCGGTGTGGGCTGCAACTGGCTGGTCTGCCTCGCGGTGTGGATGTCGCTGGCCTCGACCAGCGTCTCCGGGAAGATCCTCGCCGTCTTCTTCCCCGTCATGGCCTTCGTCGCCATGGGCTTCGACCACGTCGTGGCCAACATGTTCTTCCTGCCGGCCGCCCTGTTCGCCGGGGTCGAGGACGTCGGGTGGGACGACACGCTGGTCAACTGGCTGGTCGCGGGCGCGGGCAACCTCGTCGGCGCGGTCCTCTTCGTCGGGACGTCCTACTGGTACCTGTTCCTGCGCGACCGGCCCGACGCCGCCCCGCGCACCGGCGCGGAGCCGGCAGAGCGCGCCTGA
- a CDS encoding siderophore-interacting protein has product MADDRPRRKRTPRTGTVLRTTRVTPHLVRVVLGGEGLAGFAPEHTDSYVKLLFAPAGASYTAPFDVEDVQARLPREQWPVTRTYTVRSWDAGRGELTLDVVLHGDEGVAGPWAAAARPGETLQMFGPGGAWSPAADADWHLLVGDETALPAIAATLESLPAGARAEVFVEVAGPEEEQDLAVAPGVRVTWVHRGAAAGVALVAAVCGADLPDGDVHAFVHGEAGAVRELRRFLRTGLGVPRDRMSVSGYWRLGRTEDGWQAEKREWNAAVEAEDAGLGVA; this is encoded by the coding sequence ATGGCCGACGACCGCCCGCGCCGCAAGCGGACCCCCCGCACCGGGACCGTCCTGCGCACCACCCGTGTGACGCCGCACCTCGTGCGCGTCGTCCTGGGTGGGGAGGGGCTGGCCGGCTTCGCGCCGGAGCACACCGACTCCTACGTCAAGCTGCTCTTCGCGCCGGCCGGTGCGTCCTACACCGCGCCGTTCGACGTCGAGGACGTCCAGGCGCGGCTGCCGCGCGAGCAGTGGCCGGTGACCCGCACCTACACCGTCCGCTCGTGGGACGCCGGCCGCGGCGAGCTGACCCTCGACGTGGTGCTGCACGGCGACGAGGGGGTCGCCGGGCCCTGGGCGGCGGCGGCCCGGCCGGGGGAGACGCTGCAGATGTTCGGCCCCGGCGGGGCCTGGTCGCCGGCCGCGGACGCCGACTGGCACCTGCTGGTCGGGGACGAGACGGCGCTGCCGGCCATCGCCGCCACGCTGGAGTCCCTGCCCGCCGGCGCCCGCGCGGAGGTGTTCGTCGAGGTCGCCGGCCCGGAGGAGGAGCAGGACCTCGCCGTCGCCCCGGGCGTGCGCGTCACGTGGGTGCACCGCGGCGCGGCCGCCGGGGTCGCCCTCGTCGCGGCCGTCTGCGGGGCCGACCTGCCCGACGGCGACGTGCACGCCTTCGTCCACGGCGAGGCCGGGGCCGTCCGCGAGCTGCGCCGCTTCCTGCGGACCGGACTCGGCGTCCCGCGCGACCGGATGTCGGTGTCGGGCTACTGGCGGCTGGGCCGCACCGAGGACGGCTGGCAGGCCGAGAAGCGCGAGTGGAACGCCGCCGTCGAGGCGGAGGACGCCGGCCTGGGCGTCGCCTAG
- a CDS encoding enoyl-CoA hydratase/isomerase family protein — translation MSGPPRAEHLRVTRDGAVAVLTIDRPEKRNALTAGMWAALPGVLAGLAGDPAVRVLVVTGAGPSFCAGADIGDLLGGPDAEDPMARLRRDNLAAQAALRDFPRPTIAMVRGHCIGGGVELATCCDLRFTDPTGVFGVTPAKVGIVYTPTSTRQLVQLVGPSTARYLLYSGELVDAETALRTGLVDRLLEAGDLAGEVRRLAEVLASRSALTQRATKEVVAAVVAGGDGEAEAARWYRETIAAGELAEGVAAFTERRGPRFPWTP, via the coding sequence GTGAGCGGGCCGCCCCGGGCCGAGCACCTGCGCGTGACGCGGGACGGCGCGGTCGCCGTCCTCACCATCGACCGGCCGGAGAAGCGCAACGCCCTGACGGCGGGCATGTGGGCGGCGCTGCCGGGCGTCCTGGCCGGGCTGGCCGGGGACCCGGCGGTGCGCGTCCTCGTCGTCACCGGCGCCGGGCCGAGCTTCTGCGCCGGCGCGGACATCGGTGACCTGCTCGGCGGGCCGGACGCCGAGGACCCGATGGCCCGGCTGCGCCGCGACAACCTCGCCGCCCAGGCCGCGCTGCGCGACTTCCCCCGGCCGACCATCGCGATGGTCCGCGGGCACTGCATCGGCGGCGGCGTCGAGCTGGCCACCTGCTGCGACCTGCGCTTCACCGACCCGACCGGCGTCTTCGGCGTCACCCCGGCCAAGGTCGGGATCGTCTACACCCCGACGTCGACCCGCCAGCTGGTGCAGCTCGTCGGACCGTCGACGGCCCGCTACCTGCTGTACTCCGGCGAGCTCGTCGACGCCGAGACCGCGCTGCGCACCGGCCTGGTCGACCGGCTGCTGGAGGCCGGCGACCTCGCCGGCGAGGTGCGGCGCCTCGCCGAGGTGCTCGCCTCGCGCTCGGCGCTGACCCAGCGCGCGACCAAGGAGGTCGTCGCCGCGGTGGTCGCCGGCGGCGACGGCGAGGCGGAGGCGGCGCGCTGGTACCGCGAGACGATCGCCGCGGGCGAGCTCGCCGAGGGCGTCGCCGCGTTCACCGAGCGCCGCGGGCCGCGGTTCCCGTGGACCCCGTGA
- a CDS encoding winged helix DNA-binding domain-containing protein yields the protein MTTSPREVALLRLVAQRVAGPPFPDAAAAVRALGAVQGQDLPGALTSVALRTADRSRAGVVAALDAGDVVRSWPMRSTLHLVAAEDLPWMLAVLGPRVLAGAARRRATLGLTEADCEQAREAALGALTGGRRLSRADLLTAIRDGGVEVSGQRGYHLLWYLAQTGTLVLGPAAGGDQSFVLLDEWVREPRRLEGEEAFGELALRFFTGHGPATVADLVRWAGTTVRDARAGLALARPALEAVDVEGTELYLDPATPERLAAHRADAEGLHLLPGFDEFVLGYADRTCAVPPEFADRIVPGGNGVFRSTVVVGGQVVGTWRRTGTGARRTVTAEPFTAFPAGVAERVPDLAAALP from the coding sequence ATGACCACGTCGCCCCGCGAGGTCGCACTGCTGCGGCTGGTCGCCCAGCGGGTGGCCGGCCCGCCGTTCCCCGACGCGGCCGCCGCGGTGCGGGCGCTCGGCGCGGTGCAGGGGCAGGACCTCCCCGGCGCGCTCACCTCGGTGGCGCTGCGCACCGCCGACCGGTCGCGCGCCGGCGTCGTGGCGGCGCTGGACGCCGGGGACGTCGTCCGCTCGTGGCCGATGCGCAGCACGTTGCACCTGGTCGCCGCCGAGGACCTGCCCTGGATGCTCGCCGTGCTCGGCCCGCGGGTGCTCGCGGGTGCGGCGAGGCGGCGGGCGACCCTGGGGCTGACCGAGGCCGACTGCGAGCAGGCGCGCGAGGCCGCGCTCGGCGCACTGACCGGCGGCCGGCGGCTGTCCCGCGCCGACCTGCTCACCGCCATCCGTGACGGCGGCGTCGAGGTGAGCGGCCAGCGCGGCTACCACCTGCTCTGGTACCTCGCGCAGACCGGCACGCTCGTGCTCGGCCCGGCCGCGGGCGGCGACCAGTCCTTCGTGCTGCTCGACGAGTGGGTCCGCGAGCCGCGCCGGCTCGAGGGCGAGGAGGCGTTCGGCGAGCTGGCGCTGCGGTTCTTCACCGGCCACGGCCCGGCGACGGTCGCCGACCTGGTCCGGTGGGCCGGGACCACGGTCCGCGACGCCCGCGCGGGGCTGGCGCTGGCCCGCCCGGCGCTGGAGGCGGTCGACGTCGAGGGCACCGAGCTGTACCTGGACCCGGCCACGCCCGAGCGGCTCGCCGCGCACCGCGCCGACGCCGAGGGTCTGCACCTGCTGCCCGGGTTCGACGAGTTCGTCCTCGGCTACGCCGACCGCACGTGCGCGGTGCCGCCGGAGTTCGCCGACCGCATCGTGCCGGGCGGCAACGGCGTCTTCCGCTCGACCGTCGTCGTCGGGGGGCAGGTGGTGGGCACCTGGCGGCGGACCGGCACGGGCGCCCGCCGCACCGTGACCGCCGAGCCGTTCACCGCCTTCCCCGCCGGCGTCGCCGAGCGCGTCCCCGACCTGGCCGCCGCCCTCCCCTGA
- a CDS encoding nitroreductase family deazaflavin-dependent oxidoreductase, whose translation MPLAGEYEPSSQQWVRDQVERYEATGGREANTLLDTGLPVVIFSTRGARTGKVRKQPLMRVEEDGVYAMVGSQGGAPTDPAWVANLREHPDQVTVQDGPEPWDGVAREITGEERAEWWERAVAAYPPYAEYQQKTDRVIPVFLVERKR comes from the coding sequence ATGCCACTCGCAGGGGAGTACGAGCCGAGCTCGCAGCAGTGGGTCCGCGACCAGGTGGAGCGGTACGAGGCGACCGGCGGCCGGGAGGCCAACACGCTGCTCGACACCGGCCTGCCCGTCGTCATCTTCTCCACGCGCGGCGCGAGGACCGGCAAGGTCCGCAAGCAGCCGCTGATGCGCGTGGAGGAGGACGGCGTGTACGCGATGGTCGGGTCGCAGGGCGGGGCGCCGACGGACCCGGCCTGGGTCGCCAACCTGCGCGAGCACCCCGACCAGGTGACGGTGCAGGACGGCCCGGAGCCGTGGGACGGCGTCGCCCGCGAGATCACCGGCGAGGAGCGGGCGGAGTGGTGGGAGCGGGCCGTGGCGGCCTACCCGCCCTACGCGGAGTACCAGCAGAAGACCGACCGGGTCATCCCCGTCTTCCTGGTCGAGCGGAAGCGCTGA
- a CDS encoding phage holin family protein: MSTPYSGATPVGGQGYPPEPPPSDYAAPPTYGQEQADQGYGGASAYGTDPAYGTDPSFGTHAGERGTPMTEAGRPDVDGTSVGQLISEVTTDLSVLMRQELALAKAEITVEAKKAGQGAGMFGAAGFAGYMVLMFLSFALWWALENVMDAGLAALIVAVLWGVIGAVAFVMGRKKFRQVNPKPERTVDTLQQVPGALKPH; the protein is encoded by the coding sequence ATGAGCACCCCGTACTCCGGCGCCACCCCTGTCGGTGGTCAGGGCTACCCGCCGGAGCCACCCCCGTCCGACTACGCCGCCCCGCCCACCTACGGGCAGGAGCAGGCGGACCAGGGATACGGCGGCGCCTCGGCCTACGGCACCGATCCGGCTTACGGCACCGACCCCTCCTTCGGCACACACGCCGGTGAGCGGGGCACGCCGATGACCGAGGCCGGCCGGCCCGACGTCGACGGCACCTCCGTCGGCCAGCTGATCAGCGAGGTCACCACGGACCTCTCGGTGCTGATGCGCCAGGAGCTCGCGCTGGCCAAGGCCGAGATCACGGTCGAGGCCAAGAAGGCCGGCCAGGGCGCGGGCATGTTCGGCGCCGCCGGCTTCGCCGGCTACATGGTGCTGATGTTCCTGTCCTTCGCCCTGTGGTGGGCGCTGGAGAACGTCATGGACGCCGGCCTGGCGGCCCTGATCGTGGCGGTCCTCTGGGGCGTCATCGGCGCCGTCGCCTTCGTGATGGGGCGCAAGAAGTTCCGCCAGGTCAACCCCAAGCCCGAACGCACCGTGGACACCCTCCAGCAGGTGCCCGGCGCCCTCAAGCCCCACTGA